From a region of the Candidatus Methylomirabilota bacterium genome:
- a CDS encoding prepilin-type N-terminal cleavage/methylation domain-containing protein, with protein MRTIWRCHRGFTLAELLVALAILALVLTGIVGIQQGALQAYVTGSNRVETQQNARVALERMGRDLREAKAITAANTTTITYTPPDPPLPAVPPSPNVTYALNGTNLQRTVAGGAAEVLVGGMQSLTFVYRDGGEATLAVPVGVLSNIRRIDITVQTRTEENAPAGGVADVRTHIASSVRLRNL; from the coding sequence ATGAGAACGATCTGGCGCTGTCACCGGGGATTCACGCTCGCCGAGCTGCTGGTCGCGCTCGCCATCCTGGCGCTCGTGCTCACCGGGATCGTCGGGATCCAGCAGGGCGCGCTGCAGGCCTACGTGACCGGGTCGAACAGGGTGGAGACCCAGCAGAATGCCCGGGTCGCGCTCGAGCGCATGGGACGCGACTTGCGCGAGGCGAAGGCCATCACCGCCGCCAACACGACGACCATCACGTATACCCCGCCGGACCCGCCGCTGCCCGCGGTGCCGCCCAGCCCTAATGTCACCTACGCCCTCAACGGGACGAATCTGCAGCGCACCGTCGCCGGTGGCGCGGCAGAGGTACTCGTCGGCGGGATGCAGAGTTTGACCTTTGTCTACCGGGACGGGGGCGAAGCCACGCTCGCGGTCCCCGTCGGCGTCCTGAGCAACATCCGGCGGATCGACATCACAGTGCAGACCCGGACCGAAGAGAACGCACCGGCCGGCGGCGTCGCCGATGTGAGGACGCATATCGCCAGCTCGGTGCGGCTGCGCAACCTCTAG
- a CDS encoding GspH/FimT family pseudopilin, with the protein MVFRSVYRLNRSGFTAVELLVVIAIVGVMVLVSLPTLIGYMRAATAKAAAEELAAGINRGRQLAISQNQLVCVQILGNQYRYLLGGCAGPIWLGPGSGAGGFFTLANNITLATNTNPVFSNLGAAPTAANLTVTTNYPSGNITRTVVVAASGRVQIQ; encoded by the coding sequence GTGGTATTTCGCAGCGTTTACCGGCTAAACCGAAGCGGCTTCACAGCGGTTGAGCTGCTGGTCGTCATCGCCATTGTCGGCGTGATGGTCCTGGTGTCGCTGCCGACCCTGATCGGCTACATGAGGGCCGCGACCGCAAAAGCAGCGGCCGAGGAGCTGGCTGCGGGAATCAACCGCGGCCGGCAGCTGGCCATCTCGCAGAACCAGCTCGTGTGCGTGCAGATCCTGGGCAATCAGTACCGATACCTCCTGGGCGGTTGCGCCGGCCCGATTTGGCTGGGCCCCGGCAGCGGCGCCGGCGGCTTCTTCACGCTCGCCAACAACATCACGCTGGCAACGAACACGAACCCGGTGTTCAGCAATCTCGGCGCGGCGCCGACCGCCGCCAACCTCACCGTCACCACGAACTATCCCAGCGGCAACATCACGCGGACCGTCGTCGTCGCCGCCTCGGGCCGCGTGCAGATTCAGTGA